A genome region from Panicum virgatum strain AP13 chromosome 4K, P.virgatum_v5, whole genome shotgun sequence includes the following:
- the LOC120703143 gene encoding annexin D2-like — MATLKVPATVPTAADDCEQLRKAFQGWGTNEALIISILGHRDAAQRRAIRRAYAETYGEELLRSITDEISGDFERAVILWTLDPAERDAVLANEAARKWQPGNRVLVEIACTRGSAQLFAVRQAYHERFKRSLEEDIAAHVKGDFRKLLVPLVTAYRYDGPEVNTRLAHSEAKILHEKIQHKSYSDDEIIRILTTRSKAQLLATFNYYNDAFGHPINKDLKADPKDEYLKTLRAIIRCFTCPDRYFEKVVRQAIAGLGTDESSLTRVITTRAEVDLKLIKEAYQKRNSVPLDRAVAGDTSGDYENMLLALLGQE, encoded by the exons atggcGACGCTCAAGGTCCCCGCCACCGTCCCGACCGCCGCCGACGACTGCGAGCAGCTCCGCAAGGCGTTCCAAG GGTGGGGCACGAACGAGGCGCTCATCATCTCCATCCTgggccaccgcgacgccgcgcaGCGCCGCGCCATCCGCCGCGCCTACGCGGAGACGTACGGCGAGGAGCTCCTCCGCTCCATCACCGACGAGATCTCGGGCGACTTCGAG AGGGCCGTGATCCTGTGGACGCTGGACCCGGCGGAGCGGGACGCGGTGCTCGCCAACGAGGCGGCCAGGAAGTGGCAGCCCGGGAACCGCGTGCTCGTCGAGATCGCGTGCACGCGCGGCTCCGCGCAGCTCTTCGCCGTCAGGCAGGCGTACCACGAGCGCTTCAAGCGCTCGCTGGAGGAGGACATCGCTGCGCACGTCAAAGGGGACTTCCGCAAG CTGTTGGTGCCACTTGTAACTGCATACCGTTATGATGGACCAGAGGTCAACACAAGGTTGGCACACTCAGAAGCCAAAATACTTCATGAGAAGATCCAACACAAGTCTTACAGTGATGATGAGATCATCAGAATCCTCACCACTAGGAGCAAAGCTCAGCTGCTTGCTACATTCAATTACTACAATGATGCATTTGGCCACCCAATCAACAAG GATCTGAAGGCTGATCCCAAGGATGAGTACCTCAAGACGCTGCGGGCAATCATCCGCTGCTTCACCTGCCCCGACAGGTACTTCGAGAAGGTCGTCAGGCAGGCGATCGCGGGGCTAGGCACGGACGAGAGCTCCCTGACCCGGGTCATCACCACGCGCGCAGAGGTGGACCTGAAGCTGATCAAGGAGGCGTACCAGAAGAGGAACAGCGTGCCGCTGGATCGCGCTGTCGCGGGGGACACCTCCGGTGACTACGAGAATATGCTCCTCGCGCTCCTGGGGCAGGAGTGA
- the LOC120705065 gene encoding uncharacterized protein LOC120705065 has protein sequence MAQRADSSSSSASRATRRQGRGVSSLCEQHLVGKETGLPLIVCPDCDLARVIELRVVKLESQNKGRIFFKYPRNGNPKLCGFYRFQREYLDELVEKKIVRICNQIDEHGGKEDEAPGENEGMKQNDGMKQLENKMERLM, from the exons ATGGCGCAGAGGGCCGactcctccagctccagcgcGAGTAGGGCGACGAGGAGGCAGGGGAGAGGAGTGAGCTCCTTGTGTGAGCAGCATCTGGTCGGTAAAGAGACTGGGCTGCCTTTGATCGTGTGCCCCGATTGCGATCTTGCCCGAGTGATTGAGCTTCGCGTGGTCAAGCTGGAAAGTCAGAACAAGGGGCGCATCTTCTTCAAATACCCGAGAAATGGG AATCCGAAGCTGTGTGGCTTTTATAGGTTTCAGAGGGAGTATTTGGATGAGCTGGTGGAGAAGAAGATCGTCAGGATATGCAATCAGATTGATGAACATGGAGGAAAAGAAGATGAAGCACCTGGTGAAAATGAGGGGATGAAGCAAAACGATGGGATGAAGCAACTGGAGAACAAGATGGAGAGACTGATGTGA